The following nucleotide sequence is from Bacteroidota bacterium.
CAATACATAAGTATCAAAAAACTCTTGAATTTTTGCAGCTTTTTCTTTCAATCCACTAATATGTTTTTCCAAAAGATTATCCACAATTACAGCAAACAAACTTACTGTAGCAATTACTAACGTAAAATCTACCTTACTAAAGATCATTTGGGCAAATGATAATAAGACAAGACTAATAACAGTAATGAATATTTGTAAATAGAAAAGTCGTTTAGCTAGAGAATAGATTTCTCTCTGTGCCGATAACTTTTCTATGTTTGAACTTTCGTTCTCTTTTGTTAAGATATTGTTACTCATTATTCTTCGTATTTAGGGAATTCATTTCCAAATATTTCTCTCCATTTGTTGATTGAACCTCTCATATCATTACGCTTTTCCATTTCTCGTGCATTAAAAGCAGTTACGTAATCATTATATGCCTTTTCTGATATTTTAACTTTATCCTCATGCGACAAATTATTGATATTACCTTGGATTCCTTTTGGATCATTGATTGTATTGTAGACTCGTGTATGCAAATCTAAGAAAACATTGACAAGTTCAATATCCGCATATTTTGAAGCCTTTGTCGTTCTACCGATATAGTATTCAATAATCATATTTTCTAACAAATATGAGCTCATTGTAGGCATTGTCGCTCGTTTGTTCCAATATTTCACAGACCTTATTACATTTAAAATATTCCCATCATGCGAGGTATTGAGAGCGGATAATCTGTCACGATCAATTCTAGGGTCAGTTTTCTTCCAATTACCTTTACCATCAGGAATTATATAGTAAGTTCTTCCATCTAATTCTGGTGTGGTAAAAAAGCATGGAACAATGTCAAACACCCAATCGTAAGAGTTCAAGTTCAACGTAGCAGCTTCTAAATTCCTTTTAATATCTGCGCTTCTATACTGAGGGATATCAACTAACTTAAGGACAAAAGCATTAATTATTTTTCTGGAGTTTAAAATTGCTGTTCCATCATTCCTGTATTCTAAAAATCTTGATGCAGTTTCAGGAACTATCATTTCGATTCTATCAAAATACTCAGAATAAGTACAACCATTAGCTTTTAAACAAATCATCATATCAATATCATCTAATGGCCTTTTCTTCGTCCTTCTTGTAAGTGAACCATAGAAAATATTTTT
It contains:
- a CDS encoding nucleotidyltransferase; the protein is MATTVIGAFNDFLNNSVNLDPDQTKKARGSRDWLVGQIGSFPSKDEKFPDIYTEKNIFYGSLTRRTKKRPLDDIDMMICLKANGCTYSEYFDRIEMIVPETASRFLEYRNDGTAILNSRKIINAFVLKLVDIPQYRSADIKRNLEAATLNLNSYDWVFDIVPCFFTTPELDGRTYYIIPDGKGNWKKTDPRIDRDRLSALNTSHDGNILNVIRSVKYWNKRATMPTMSSYLLENMIIEYYIGRTTKASKYADIELVNVFLDLHTRVYNTINDPKGIQGNINNLSHEDKVKISEKAYNDYVTAFNAREMEKRNDMRGSINKWREIFGNEFPKYEE